The stretch of DNA CAACCCGCAGGTGCTGTGGTTGGAGCTGGGACCTGAGATGGCTGGAGATGGCACGTTAGGAGACCTGTTTTCAGTAATGctgaaaaggggggggggggagaagtAGAGTGATGAAGACTTTGGCTTCATTTGTGATCAGGTGTAATTAGGAAGGCAGAGGACTTACTTTGATGAGCACGAAGGAGGATTGTGTGACGCCTGAGCCGAGTTCTGAAAGAGAAACTGAACTTAAACATTTGCTCTAAGGAACTGTCAGATGGTGTTGAAAGCTTTAGAGCTTACATTAAAGTGATCACTGAGGGTTTTTGAATACTTCAGCGCCGTTTTCTGTTTGTGACGAAACATGGCCATCTGCAGGAGGGACTGGCACTTTAAACtacaagacacacacacacacacacacacacacacacacacacacacacacacacacagacaaatacTACTCATAACTtgtttcagaaaacaaagagaCAGTGTAGTTTTAAGCTTCATCACTTTTGCCCGTTAAGCTAACCCGTCCACGTTTGCGGTGCAAATCACAACATACGGCTCATACAAGGGCTTCAGTTACAGAACCAACGATCATATCTAACACGTCCAAGTAAAGTTAAAGCAGGTAGCCTGAGCAGAGTTTCTCCTGAAAGGGACACAGAGTGATAGTTCCCTCTGTGCGTGTACGAGGTGGCCGATTTGTTTCAAGGTTAAGAATTAAAGCAGACCATCAAACTCAAAATGCAGCACCGGTGCTAAACGTGAAAAGAAATTCTTGATATTACCCATGTCATTAAGTGTTAATCCCACTAGATGAttttaaaatgaacatttctgcaGCTTGTACAATTCAACTACACCACATAATACAGCCACAAGAAGGATCCTGGAGTCGAATCAACTTCTCTCCGAGACAAAAGGAGACAAACTCTAAAACGTTCTACTGTGCGTTGCAACACATAAAGCATCTTCTTACCACAAAGCGAGCAAGTCCTTTTCCGAGGGCGTAGCAGTGGAGTCGATGGGGCTTTTAAGTTTCAGTATAAATCTGTAAGAATCACAAGTACAGCAGGAACACTGAGGCAAGTATCGAACTCAGTTGAAATGTTCTGCAGCTTGAACTTTGCCATCTTTCAGGTGTGAAATGCTTGAGGGGAACTGCACTCGAGTTGCGGTGCAATCTAACAGATTACAAAGTTACAACAACACTGTAAATATTGCGGACAATTCCCGATAAGAGTGGGTTCTCACTTGAGGAGTTCCACCGTCTCTGCAAACATGGTGTAGGAAGACACTGAAATCTGTGGATCTTTTTCCATGGCAATGCCACTCTGGACAAAGAACATTGCTGCATCCAGGTAGGTGAAGGCTTTGTTGAGCTTGTCCGACTATGGAAACCAAACAAAACGCAACAGTTACTTGTGTTACTGTGTCGACTGTAGTTCATTTTATGGAAGGATGAATAGAAACACCAACCTCTGCATCTGCCTTGTGCTTCAGTCTTTTGGCCTCTTTTATGTAATGCTTCACTGGATACTGCCTGTGGGTCAAAGAAGTGGTGGACAATGCAGGACAAATAGATTATACAAGAAAGTGGGCCTCACCTAAAATGTACCAAGTCAGTCCACAACTGTTAATCAATACTTTGGTCTTATAAGCAAATCAGAAGAAATACCTTGAGCGGCACAGAATGTCTCGTCTTTTCTGTCTCGTCTAAAAGTTACTGAGCAGTCCTTGTTAATATACAACCTCCCGATCCTTCAAAAGGACCTGATTTTTTAAAGACTTTCGAACAGCATGTATCCATCGGTTAGGCTGAGGCTTTAATTAGCTCCGGAAACACGAGAAGCCTCGTCAAAAATTAGACCAGCTCCTGTCCTTACGATTATCACAAAAAGGAAAATACCCAATTTCAAACAGAGaatatgtatacatacatacactcaTGACTAGCTTTttactttaattctgttgaatCAATACAATTAATAAGAACAAAAATATTCAACATGCAATATcactcatcatcatcttcatcatacGACTGCGTAAATTCCAGTGACCCAGCAGCAttggcattttccaccaagatgGACCATTTTAACAATTCCTGCAATGTTTATATAAAAGCTTTAGTGGTTTATGTAACATAAACTCACAAATAAATTTAACATGGCgctttgccaaaaaaaaaaaaaaaaaaacaagcctcaAGGTCAGTGCAACAGCATCAGACAGAATTATACTCTACATATGTCATCTGCCCCCAGCCTTTTGATAATAGAGCAGCGCAGGTGACCTCGGGCATCAGAAGGTGTCGCTACAGGTTCAATGGAGCAAATTACTGGCTTTCTGCGGTTTGCTGTGAAGTAACTCTTCATGTGAGACCCGTATCAACATGCTGGCAATTGGGATTGTGAAGGAGGCACAAGCAGCAACAAACTTCACCGTCATAGGCTTTTGTCCAATCATCAAATTAGCAAAGCCTGGCTCAAACGTGCAGCAAGGGTTTCCCAAGTGAAATATGGCATGTTTGGAAAAAGAAATTTAGAATGAGGCAGGCTTCTATGTGACGTAACAATCTGCTGATGACAAAAGAATCTTACCTCTCATCAAGTCTGAGCATGGGCCTATTGGTCAAAGCTTCTCTGTGGGGCTGTGACGCCGACGGGACAGCTAAGCGGCTCTTTGGGGGCTTTTGCTGAGACTGCAGGGCACATATTTGCTTCAAAATCCTGCTGCAATAATTATATTCATAAGTTAAATTCTTACGTCTTTACAATTACCTTTTGATGGTGTGGCTGCTGTGTGCGCTTCCCACTGCTCTTCTTGCCCTTGTGGGAATCCTTGCTCTTTACAGCCTCCTTACTGGGCTCCAGCATCTTCCCCAAATCACATTTTTCTAACTTCGAGTCTTTAGCAGCGTCTTTCGATTTGGCCGGGTCCTGAATATTCTTTTTGGCTTTCTTCTGCTTTCTGACCTCTGCTGGATTGCGGAAACTTCTGAAAGCGATGAGATGAGAAAGGTAGCATGATGTCACTGAAACAACGAACTGGACAAGAAATTAATTTTCATCCCAAATGCCTCTGATTAAGGAGACATACTCTGGTTTCATAAGAGCCTTAGCTGAGGAGGCGTTCTTATGTTTCAGCTTCTGTTTCTTCTTTGGAAGGGTTTTATTTTCCACCTCAACCTAGaagaggggtaaaaaaaaaaaagaagaaaaatcacacatttgaaaaacaacaagacaaaaaaaacccactttCTCTTGTGTGTGAACCTAAGCAGCCTAAAACCCTCATATTTCTCACATTTCGAGGCTTTTTGCCAGCTgtcgtttgtttgtgtgttttagaaGCGTCACTGCCCTCTTCGTCTTGCTCTAAGACCAGCGCCGGCCTCTTTGCATTGCTGGGGATCCCTTTGTGAATGCTGGAAGTATGTGGGACTTTTGAGAGCAGACTTAGATTGATCTTCACCAGCAGGGATCTGGGAGGCTGATAGAGGTCCAAAGAACCCTTGGCTGCATGCCCAGATGTCTCGGAGTGCTTGTGGGTTGATTTGTGATTCGTCTTGGTGCCGCTCTGACAGACGGTTTCTGCTTTGGGTTTGCTACAGCTGAATCTGACTGTTGGGTCAGGCTGAGCAGGGCTTTGGGCGGAGCAGGAGCAAGGGTTAGGTTCATGCACACCACATGATGGACAATGACGGAGCAGCACAAGGGTGTCCTCTGATCCACCCTTCAGCTTATCAGGTTTGGTGTGTTTAGTCCTTTTAATGTCTTTTTTAGTGCCGCTGCCGTCCTTTTTACGGTGTCCTGTTTTCGTCTTTACCTTGGGTCTGTCTGTGAAACACGGGTCTTTTGTTTGTATGGTCACAACCTCCTCACACTTAACAGCGGGTGCCGCGTCACTCGGACCGGGGCAACCTGCCATCGCTTGTTTCCAGACTTTCCTGGAATTGGCACAGCTGCCCACGTTGGCAGAGCCACCGTTGTCCTGAAGGCTTTCACTAAACTGATGGGGAGCAGCCAGGGCCACGTCACCAGTGAGCTCTTTCTGGTGAGAAGAAAACCAAGGCTTCGGCTCTTCAGTGGTTTGCTTGGAGCTTTGAGTGGGCAGTAGCTGCTTCTGGGTGGGGATCCATTTCCCCAGCTGCCAGTCACCATTTCTCACTGCTGAAGCGTCAGGCTATAAAATGGAACAGAAATATTGTcattttagagagagagagagagagaacataTGAGTCATTCATTCTGTACATTTACAAAGTAACAAACCTCAGTTTTAATTGCGTTGCCCTTTGGGGGTTGAGGCGGATCCTCAGCGGTGCTTTCGCTGTCCGACTCCGACCCCGGGCTACTCTCTGAGTCACTGGAGCTTGTCGTCTCTACACCGCTGGAATGTGCTTCAAATGAACTATGACAcaacacacagccacacacaaacATTCCTTAAAGGAActcaaaaacaacaatattGTGGTTAACTGACAAGCACTGCATTTGGCAAAACTGCTAGAAATAGGCTGAAGGTATTtttcactgttgttttttttttttttttttttttttaaattaagaatTGAATAATTGCAGAAATATTTCTATGAACCACAACAACGAGCagcattaaaataaaaaaataaaaagagttcCTACTTCAATCAATTTATTGTTTTAGTCTTTAAGACAAAAACATGTTCCAACCCAAGCCTCTCTGTCTCCGTTTCATGAGCTTCGTTTACTTGGACTGTGAGATTAAAAGAggcattttcttattttctgaTATTTCAAAAATGGGGATCAttcaattatttaaacagctgaTGGACTGATAATCAAGTACAATACTTGTAATTTGGAGCTGTGACAAACTCTTATCACATCACTCTCAAAGACTCAATGTGGTAACAATAATTGACTTCATTAATCTGTATGAAAAAGGTTGGTGACGACATGTTGTGAAGCATAATATATGTTTCTATATAATGAATTACAATGCAAAAAACAGTCATTTTTAATTGCCCAGTTACTCACATTGAGGAGCTCTGCTGGCTGAAATGTGATGGATCTGCAGGAGAGGATTCCTGCtcttctgggaaaaaaaaaataaaaaaaataggaaaataatgataattaatAATCAAACACTTAAAATATCAACCTGCAGTGAAACTGATGCCCTGAAATATTCCCAGCTGCCCCAGAGTCAGAATCATCAAAGTATCACTGGATTTGTATTAAAGTTTAACACTACAAGGTCTCAATAACGGACAAAATCATGTCTCACTGATATCTTGTGGCCCAAACATTTTTTTGAGACAGACTGCTAAATTAAGAGTTTAAATAAGCTTCTTTTCATCTTCAAAAGCATGTAAAAGCTTACGGTTCACTGTGGATTAAGCACTTAAGAAATGAGggataaacataaaaaaagaggAACAGTATTTAAAACAGAGCGGAGACTATCAGTCGAGTCAATCTCCATCACATGGGGGAAAACAAAGTGGAAATGTGACATTCCTCCAAGTTTCACTCAGCTGTTTTGACAATTATGGAGGCACAATCACaattattttaaattattttatttgtttctctttatattcttttatgtattttaatgcttcttccactccctgctgcaatgcttttattttatgtaaagcactttgaattgtttgtacatgaaatgtgctatataaataaatttgatttgatttgattatctTAAATAATCACAATTATTGTTAACTGTGTCCGACGGAAACTAAAAGTGGAAAGATCTCACTGGCATGCCTCTTTTACTTAGCTAAAGTTCATTTTAGTCAGTTGTAGGGTTATTTCGTGGTCACTTTACAAAACAGGCCGTGAGGGTTGTACAAGCTgctacagaaagaaagaaagaaagatcagGTATATGCCATGCTTTCGTTCAAAAGCTTTTACAATTAGAATTTGATCATATTTACAGTATGCTAACTTTGACTGATGACAAATAAACATCCAATTCAAGCTAGAGGCTGTAGTTCACGAGTTTCAGATGGAAGATCAAACTGCCCAAAACAAACTTCACAGATTCCAACTCTGGCTTTGTATCAGTGTTGATATTCCCAAGACACACTTGCAGCATTACCGACTGATTCGACTTCATTTGTGACTTGAACGCTACATTGCTCTCTTGGATCATTACTCACTTTGTTCTGGACATGAGGAGACATGCTCTGTTTTCTGTgaagacagaaagagacaaGCACGCTTAAATATGGATCCCACTTGCATTTGATTCATATCTTTGATCTGTTTATAGTAGACCGGTAATTGCTTTTACAATTTATTTATGACTTTGTTAGACTTAACCCACTGAAAccaaaagcaacataaaagggaCCTGAGCTCATGTGTAGAAGACACCTCAGGTCTAAACATGTAAATAAGTGCAAATCTCTGTCCCTTGGACCTTATGCAAACATGTTCATGGGAGCAGGTCATTCAAGTTGAAAGGGTGCAGTTGAGGACACTTGTGTTCAGAAATCTCATCAAGCCTCGTGGTAATCTGCTTATTTTGCATTATGAGAAATCCCTTCAGCAAAACAACCTCAGTGTAGCGCAAATCTGAGCGCGCTGAACTGAAATGTCTGAAATGCAGacgtttgttttctttgtctgtTGAGGCCAAATTCTAATTGTCACACTTGTGTAAATAAATTTAACTAACTTGACTGCTATAGCTTACTCCAGAAGTGAGCTTACACGAGCATCGGggtcaaattttttttatttttttttttagaaaagtcCTTCCCTTGAGAAGCATGAAAGCGCTGTGTAAATTATTCGATGACGTGTAAGGCCACTGCACAGCTGCAGGGACCCAATGAGTTTGAGTCTACCTCCAATGCAGCAAAAACTGAACCCAAACCGAGGAAATTAAATCacatttttgcatttaaaaaaatgccacAAGTTAAGAAAATGCTGTTGGATTTTGGCTAACTTAGACTTAGATTGACTATCAACCTTTTATCTCTCACCTTGGCTGGGAAGGCAGACTTGGGGGGTTCATCAGAACTAGGTGCGTGTATAGGTGTTAAGGGAGGCGGCAATGACTGAGTCATTTCCTGTAAAGTCAAACAAAGCAAGAAATGAACAGAATTCATAAGACGATGGAGGCTTTCAACAAAACACACTGCATTCAAAAAAGGTAAACTCCAGTCGCATTGTCCTCTAAAGTAGAAACAGTCAAAGCatagtttgtttttcagtgagagATCCATCAGCAAATAAAGTGCATCGGCATAAAGACTACAGTTATATGCATTTGCATATTTAGtgtagctgaccactcaaagtgctttacacatcaagccacattcacccaatAATCCAGTCATACAGCACTAATCCATTTGGGGGTAATCTAGGGTTAAATGTTTGCCCATGGACACtatacagtgtttcccacagaatttttggaaactatgggggggggggggggtaaattcacgcggcgtaaatttgtgcgactgcagattttattttatttgattgatttgcacacattcattcaaatataacaaaaaaatacacaataaaacacaacaaattaaaaaaaaggaatgtgtgctggagatgtcagaaacccttgtgggcttatgaggaaacctcatcttgtcattaaaacccaatgaattgtaatagaaaatatttacaggttaaaactaaacttcatgaaaaatatgaatggatcatatacagtgaggacttatgcctttttgagaaacttgaaaaggttttccttgataacaaagggtgtgggcagtacacaatgagttcaggaacacatcagaagtggtttggtgttgatatctttaaaaacaagagagctattacaaaataaaaatctaaaatggaattaactatgcacactgagtaaatgttctacctaaaatgatttttctggaaactaaaagactgtgaaagctttatagtgagttcacaaacccatccgaagtggtttggtgttcattggttgaatatccagtgagaacaaaaaaaggcgttgcacttttgcgacggtccccaagcgctccggctgccgtagttcacttagaagtatattcggcgcggttactctgatctttcaggctttctttggtgagttgataaagcctgtggtatgttagtcttagttttctgtaaatattaataccatcctgaggctaattggtgcggttttcgtgacgctattacaattacaaagccggaaaataggcgaatgtcgaatataaaaccaacttcaccccgctccgcctagtcgggatggttgaaccacacatgcgggacggatgaaacaccttattttaaacagaaactattgagcttactatttttttaagcaacataccggacaacatactagtgtactcgtcattgctcaaatttcacattatttctcagaatataaataggtcaaaaaaatatgtttgtcaacgaaatcacgatgattacagctgatctttatgcacgcgcacccactaatctataacgtgtgtcaatcgccccgacagcgactaataacacataaaccttttttgccactaaacttcaaaactctgacattgca from Odontesthes bonariensis isolate fOdoBon6 chromosome 22, fOdoBon6.hap1, whole genome shotgun sequence encodes:
- the aff1 gene encoding LOW QUALITY PROTEIN: AF4/FMR2 family member 1 (The sequence of the model RefSeq protein was modified relative to this genomic sequence to represent the inferred CDS: deleted 2 bases in 1 codon); translated protein: MTTNFGCCERRTTMASQPSVYNEERNLLRLRAREQRNQETSHKELNPENVPLFGEPYKTNKGDELSDRIQRMLGSYEEVNNPCHFSIEALPIPTCVSFSQSDQGELNADKSTKTPFHSQALYMSSQPMRTSSTASPSNHHGPSSTFSKTFLNHSQGIHSAHQQKSEVFSDLREHVSLPQSPDAKPLSLPHSSDHNMDMDTSDSFDKHQLQGSTDYPMGSVNTMDASTLDIKQSPKDPSLPQAKTSTLPSQTFPSLLLSKQPGIVMTQKPTAYVRPMDGQDQVVSESPELKPSSEHYVPLPELPNKSEPGKMKIMPQYFETTTEEARCVEDILREMTQSLPPPLTPIHAPSSDEPPKSAFPAKKTEHVSSCPEQKEQESSPADPSHFSQQSSSISFEAHSSGVETTSSSDSESSPGSESDSESTAEDPPQPPKGNAIKTEPDASAVRNGDWQLGKWIPTQKQLLPTQSSKQTTEEPKPWFSSHQKELTGDVALAAPHQFSESLQDNGGSANVGSCANSRKVWKQAMAGCPGPSDAAPAVKCEEVVTIQTKDPCFTDRPKVKTKTGHRKKDGSGTKKDIKRTKHTKPDKLKGGSEDTLVLLRHCPSCGVHEPNPCSCSAQSPAQPDPTVRFSCSKPKAETVCQSGTKTNHKSTHKHSETSGHAAKGSLDLYQPPRSLLVKINLSLLSKVPHTSSIHKGIPSNAKRPALVLEQDEEGSDASKTHKQTTAGKKPRNVEVENKTLPKKKQKLKHKNASSAKALMKPESFRNPAEVRKQKKAKKNIQDPAKSKDAAKDSKLEKCDLGKMLEPSKEAVKSKDSHKGKKSSGKRTQQPHHQKSQQKPPKSRLAVPSASQPHREALTNRPMLRLDERQYPVKHYIKEAKRLKHKADAESDKLNKAFTYLDAAMFFVQSGIAMEKDPQISVSSYTMFAETVELLKFILKLKSPIDSTATPSEKDLLALCLKCQSLLQMAMFRHKQKTALKYSKTLSDHFNNSAQASHNPPSCSSNITENRSPNVPSPAISGPSSNHSTCGLGVGPFGPTVTIPQEIEQVAFTYVNITSLVLNAHDIWEQAEELAHKGSGTLAELDAVMGPLSLTSSMSSMVGYTRQGVHWLRLGCPKV